One window of the Pleurocapsa minor HA4230-MV1 genome contains the following:
- the psbA gene encoding photosystem II q(b) protein: protein MTTTIQQQEQLSLWERFCRWVTSTENRLYIGWFGVLMLPLLGVSICVFTIAFIAAPPVDIDGIREPVSGSLLYGNNIITAAVVPTSNAVGLHFYPIWEAASMDEWLYNGGPYQMIAFHYIPALCCYLGREWELSYRLGMRPWICVAFSAPLAATVSVFLIYPIGQGSFSDGLPMGISGTFNFMFVFQAEHNILMHPFHMLGVAGVFGGSFFAAMHGSLVTSSLIKETSDSESQNYGYKFGQEEETYNIVAAHGYFGRLIFQYASFQNSRNLHFFLAAWPVVCIWFTALGICIMAFNLNGFNFNQSILDSQGRVLPSWADVINRANLGFEVMHERNAHNFPLDLACGEATPIALKAPVINS from the coding sequence ATGACTACAACAATTCAACAACAAGAACAGTTAAGTTTATGGGAGCGTTTTTGTCGGTGGGTTACTAGCACCGAAAATCGACTATATATAGGTTGGTTTGGGGTTTTGATGCTCCCGTTACTAGGGGTTTCTATTTGCGTTTTTACGATCGCCTTTATTGCTGCCCCTCCAGTTGATATTGATGGTATTCGTGAGCCTGTATCTGGCTCTTTACTCTACGGCAATAATATTATTACCGCAGCCGTAGTCCCTACTTCTAATGCTGTAGGATTGCACTTTTATCCAATTTGGGAAGCGGCCTCGATGGACGAATGGCTATATAATGGTGGCCCGTATCAAATGATTGCTTTTCACTATATTCCTGCTCTTTGCTGCTATTTGGGTCGAGAATGGGAATTAAGCTACCGTTTAGGAATGCGTCCTTGGATTTGCGTGGCTTTTAGTGCGCCTTTAGCTGCGACTGTCTCTGTCTTTTTAATCTATCCCATTGGACAGGGAAGTTTTTCTGACGGTTTACCGATGGGCATTAGCGGTACATTTAATTTTATGTTTGTCTTCCAAGCCGAGCATAATATCTTAATGCACCCATTCCATATGTTAGGTGTGGCTGGGGTGTTTGGTGGTTCTTTCTTTGCAGCCATGCACGGTTCATTAGTTACATCTTCTTTGATTAAAGAAACCAGTGATAGCGAGTCCCAAAACTATGGTTACAAATTTGGTCAAGAAGAAGAAACTTACAACATAGTTGCTGCCCATGGTTATTTCGGTCGCTTGATTTTTCAATACGCTAGCTTCCAAAACAGTCGTAACTTGCACTTCTTCTTAGCAGCTTGGCCCGTAGTGTGTATTTGGTTTACTGCTCTAGGTATCTGCATTATGGCATTTAACCTCAATGGTTTTAACTTTAACCAGTCAATTTTAGACTCTCAGGGAAGAGTGCTTCCTAGTTGGGCAGATGTAATTAATCGCGCCAATTTAGGATTTGAGGTAATGCACGAACGGAATGCTCATAACTTTCCCTTAGATTTAGCTTGTGGTGAAGCAACACCTATCGCCTTGAAAGCACCAGTAATTAATAGTTAG
- a CDS encoding response regulator: protein MCIKTRRILLIHTDDAIAEMMLLCLETIADCEVTTVNSGIQAIERASEADAILLDLDEKMPDLCWREIVQNLKQDSLTNAIPLILLTATPQSQELLEFQKNEELKAIAKSFDLLNLANQISLLLNWN from the coding sequence ATGTGTATTAAAACTCGACGTATTTTACTAATTCATACTGACGATGCGATCGCCGAAATGATGTTACTTTGTCTAGAGACTATTGCTGACTGTGAAGTAACGACCGTAAATTCTGGTATTCAAGCAATTGAAAGGGCTTCAGAAGCAGACGCTATATTACTCGATCTGGATGAAAAAATGCCCGACTTATGTTGGAGAGAAATAGTCCAGAATTTAAAACAAGATTCCTTAACTAATGCGATTCCTCTAATTCTCTTGACAGCTACGCCCCAATCTCAAGAGCTACTTGAGTTTCAGAAAAATGAAGAACTAAAAGCGATCGCCAAATCCTTCGATCTGTTAAATTTAGCCAATCAGATTTCTCTCCTACTCAACTGGAACTAA
- a CDS encoding photosystem II q(b) protein has translation MIQRDRILNSSAELDSHLKTTLKKIDNISLWERFCRWITSTNNRIYIGWFGVLMIPTMLTASIVFIIAIVAAPPVNLDPLGSPISGSLLDGNNPITAAVVPTSAAIGLHFYPIWEAASIDEWLYNGGPYQLIILHFIIGIIAYQDREWELSYRLGMRPWISLAFTAPVAAAVSVLIIYPLGQGGFSEGMPLGISGTFYFMFRFQADHNILMNPFHQLGVIGVLGGALLCAVHGSIVTSTLIRNTTEQESINAGYKLGQRKPTYNFGKAQNYQRSIWGLSFPSSRSLHFFLAAFPVAGIWSAAIGIDIAAFDFEGFNFQQPTIVHQGKIIPTWMDVVLDANLGLSETTKKSTSLPIFPDWQINSEQEATSFPSDIRSE, from the coding sequence ATGATACAGCGAGATCGCATACTTAACTCTTCAGCGGAATTAGATTCTCATCTCAAAACTACTCTCAAAAAGATAGACAACATCAGCTTATGGGAAAGGTTTTGTCGCTGGATTACAAGTACCAATAACCGTATCTATATTGGCTGGTTTGGAGTGTTAATGATTCCGACAATGCTAACTGCCAGTATTGTTTTTATCATAGCGATCGTCGCTGCACCACCTGTGAATTTAGATCCTTTGGGTTCACCTATTTCTGGTTCATTATTAGATGGGAATAATCCGATCACAGCAGCAGTTGTGCCAACCTCAGCAGCTATTGGATTGCATTTTTATCCGATTTGGGAGGCTGCTTCCATTGATGAGTGGCTCTATAACGGTGGCCCTTATCAATTAATTATTCTGCATTTTATTATTGGCATTATTGCCTATCAAGATCGAGAGTGGGAATTAAGCTACCGCTTAGGAATGCGTCCCTGGATTTCTCTGGCTTTTACCGCTCCTGTCGCTGCTGCTGTATCGGTATTGATTATCTATCCTCTGGGACAAGGAGGATTTTCCGAAGGGATGCCGTTAGGAATTTCAGGTACTTTTTACTTCATGTTTCGATTCCAAGCCGATCACAATATTTTAATGAATCCGTTTCATCAGTTGGGGGTAATTGGAGTCTTAGGTGGAGCATTACTTTGTGCCGTGCATGGTTCAATTGTCACTTCTACCTTAATTCGCAATACAACTGAACAGGAATCGATTAATGCAGGCTATAAGCTTGGTCAGAGAAAACCAACCTATAACTTTGGTAAAGCTCAAAATTATCAGCGCAGTATTTGGGGATTGAGTTTTCCTAGTTCGCGATCGCTCCACTTTTTCTTAGCTGCCTTTCCCGTAGCAGGTATTTGGTCAGCAGCGATCGGGATTGACATTGCTGCTTTTGACTTTGAAGGATTTAATTTTCAACAGCCGACGATTGTTCATCAAGGCAAAATTATTCCCACCTGGATGGATGTTGTTCTCGATGCCAATTTGGGTTTGTCAGAAACCACCAAAAAATCAACCAGTTTACCGATTTTTCCCGACTGGCAAATCAATTCAGAACAAGAAGCCACTAGTTTTCCTAGCGATATAAGGTCGGAGTAA